The nucleotide sequence CAATGCCTTGAAGTTTGGTTTGATTTGTTTCACCAAAATCCCTGATGCATCATTGAGCAATTCTATCTCTTTTACGTTTACTTCTGCCATGATTAAATCGGCAACTGCTTCTATTTCTGCCTTTTGATTTTCATCTAAAACAGGAATCATTACTTTTTGCAACGGCTGGCGCACTTTTATCATTTCTTTCTTTCGCAATGATAATACTAAAGATGATACAATTTGTGCCTTTTCCATTTTACTTTCTAACGATTTATCAACAAACGATGCATCGAACGAAGGAAAATCGGCCAAATGTACAGATTCAAATGATTCTTTTGCAGTTGCTTGTGTTAAATCTTTGTAAAGCCTGTCCATAAAAAACGGAGCGATTGGTGCTGATAGTTTTGCAACTGTAGTTAAACACGTATATAATGTTTGATAAGCGGCAATTTTATCTTGTGCATATTCGCCTTTCCAGAAGCGGCGGCGGCATAAACGCACATACCAGTTACTCAAGTTTTCTTGAACAAAATCGGATATGGCGCGTGCAGCTTTTGTTGGTTCGTAATCGGCATAGGCTTCGTCAACGGTTTTTATCAAGCTGTTTAGTTCCGATAAAATCCAACGGTCGATTTCTGGTCGATCTGCCAAAGGAACTTCATCTTCGCTATAAGTAAATCCATCAATATTTGCATACAAAGCAAAAAACGAGTAGGTGTTGTACAACGTTCCGAAGAATTTACGACGCACTTCTGTAATTCCGTCTAAATCAAACTTCAAATTGTCCCACGGATTGGCATTCATAATCATGTACCAGCGCGTAGCATCTGGTCCGTGATCTTCAATGGTTTGGAAAGGATCAATAGTGTTGCCTTTACTTTTAGACATTTTTACACCGTTTTTATCTAAAACCAAACCGTTCGATACAACATTTTTATAGGCTTTTTCACCAAAAACCAAGGTGCCAATTGCGTGTAAGGTGTAAAACCAACCGCGCGTTTGATCAACCCCTTCTGCAATAAAATCGGCAGGGAAATTTTGGTGATTGTCGATGTATTCTTTATTTTCAAACGGATAATGCCATTGCGCATAAGGCATAGAACCAGAATCGAACCAAACATCAATTAAATCTGTTTCGCGCTTCATTGGTTTGCCCGATGGAGAAATTAGCGTGATGCCATCCACCACATTTTTATGTAAGTCGATTTTATCATAGTTTTCTTCGCTCATATCGCCCACCATAAAACCATCGAACGGATTTTCTGTTTGAACGCCCGCTGCGATTGCTTTTTCTATCTCGGCAACCAATTCTTCTACCGAACCTATGATTAACTCTTCGGTTTTATCTTCGGTTCGCCAAATTGGCAACGGAATGCCCCAATAACGCGAGCGTGATAAATTCCAGTCGTTGGCATTTTTCAGCCAGTTTCCAAAACGCCCTTCGCCTGTTGCTTTAGGTTTCCAGTTGATTTCTTCGTTTAAATCGAACATTTTATCTTTCACTTCGGTCACCTTAACAAACCAAGAATCTAATGGATAATACAAAATTGGTTTATCGGTTCTCCAACAATGTGGATAACTGTGCACATATTTTTCTACCTTAAAGGCTTTGTTTTCTTCTTTTAAACGGATGGCAATTTCCACATCGACCGATTTTTCAGGTGCATCGCCGTCGTTGTAATATTCGTTTTTCACATATTTGCCAGCCATATCGCCCATTTGAGGAACAAAA is from Paenimyroides aestuarii and encodes:
- the ileS gene encoding isoleucine--tRNA ligase — protein: MSTKFTEYKGLDLPTVASEMLQYWKDQSIFDKSVTSREGNQPFVFFEGPPSANGKPGIHHVMARAIKDIFCRYKTQKGFQVKRKAGWDTHGLPVELGTEKELGITKEDIGTKISVEEYNEACKRTVMRYTDLWNDLTEKMGYWVDMNDPYITYKPKYMETVWWLLKQIYNKDLLYKGYTIQPYSPKAGTGLSSHEVSQPGSYRDVTDTTIVAQFKTIENSLPDFLKGFGPIDIMAWTTTPWTLPSNTALTVGPKIDYVLVKTFNQYTNQPINVILGKPLVTKQFAGKFVAVETEAELADYNANDKKIPYFIVKEFKGIDLVGIRYEQLLPYTLPYQNPENAFRVIAGDFVTTEDGTGIVHTAPTFGADDAKVAKEATPEVPPMLVLDDAGNPVPLVDLQGRFVPQMGDMAGKYVKNEYYNDGDAPEKSVDVEIAIRLKEENKAFKVEKYVHSYPHCWRTDKPILYYPLDSWFVKVTEVKDKMFDLNEEINWKPKATGEGRFGNWLKNANDWNLSRSRYWGIPLPIWRTEDKTEELIIGSVEELVAEIEKAIAAGVQTENPFDGFMVGDMSEENYDKIDLHKNVVDGITLISPSGKPMKRETDLIDVWFDSGSMPYAQWHYPFENKEYIDNHQNFPADFIAEGVDQTRGWFYTLHAIGTLVFGEKAYKNVVSNGLVLDKNGVKMSKSKGNTIDPFQTIEDHGPDATRWYMIMNANPWDNLKFDLDGITEVRRKFFGTLYNTYSFFALYANIDGFTYSEDEVPLADRPEIDRWILSELNSLIKTVDEAYADYEPTKAARAISDFVQENLSNWYVRLCRRRFWKGEYAQDKIAAYQTLYTCLTTVAKLSAPIAPFFMDRLYKDLTQATAKESFESVHLADFPSFDASFVDKSLESKMEKAQIVSSLVLSLRKKEMIKVRQPLQKVMIPVLDENQKAEIEAVADLIMAEVNVKEIELLNDASGILVKQIKPNFKALGPRFGKEMGNVAKAIQNFTQEQINDIEKNNEISLEISGNVVKLTNEDVEISSQDIEGWLVANANGITVALDITLTDELKKEGIARELVNRIQNIRKDSGFEVTDKVTIKMLPNAAVQEAVHANIAYIKAETLTETLEFTDDLINGIEIEFDDIVTKISVSK